The Candidatus Binataceae bacterium genome includes a region encoding these proteins:
- a CDS encoding MaoC family dehydratase, with translation MDNIKFDDIDALRAKISQEFGPWSEAVEVTQERINQFADVTGDHQWIHVEVERAKRESPFGTPVAHGFLTLSLLPGMRNSQPWRIVGHRNVVNYGGNRLRFIAPVPAGSSVHARSRLIAVEPRPQGTMITQETEVAVVGQDKPALIYEGLTLYVR, from the coding sequence ATGGATAACATCAAGTTTGATGACATCGACGCGCTGCGGGCCAAAATTAGCCAAGAGTTCGGGCCATGGAGCGAAGCGGTCGAGGTGACCCAGGAGCGCATCAATCAATTCGCCGACGTCACCGGCGACCATCAATGGATTCACGTGGAAGTCGAGCGCGCCAAGCGCGAGAGCCCGTTCGGCACGCCGGTGGCACATGGCTTCCTGACCCTCAGCCTGCTGCCCGGGATGCGAAACAGCCAACCCTGGCGCATCGTCGGCCATCGCAACGTGGTCAACTACGGCGGCAATCGGCTGCGCTTCATCGCGCCGGTACCGGCGGGATCCTCAGTTCACGCCCGCTCCCGTCTGATCGCGGTCGAGCCGCGCCCGCAGGGCACGATGATCACGCAGGAAACCGAAGTCGCGGTAGTGGGCCAGGATAAACCCGCGCTGATCTACGAAGGCTTGACTCTCTACGTTCGCTAG